One Cuculus canorus isolate bCucCan1 chromosome 1, bCucCan1.pri, whole genome shotgun sequence DNA segment encodes these proteins:
- the GCAT gene encoding 2-amino-3-ketobutyrate coenzyme A ligase, mitochondrial — MTLLERLWAAAAPPLAAGRGSAMWRGGVVGVLRCGVIGGAGSPRCASGAAAAQLRRRLESELDDIRGAGTWKSERIIASRQGPHLRLAGGGAGILNFCANNYLGLSSHPEVIRAAVEALEKFGAGLSSVRFICGTQSIHKDLEEKIARFHQREDAILYASCFDANAGIFEALLTPEDAVLSDELNHASIIDGIRLCKANKYRYKHMDMQDLEAKLQDAQKHRLRLVATDGAFSMDGDIAPLREICQLAQKYDALVFIDECHATGFLGPNGRGTDELLGVMDKVTIINSTLGKALGGAAGGYTTGPKPLIDLLRQRSRPYLFSNSLPPAVVGCASKALDLLMESNAIAQSMAAKTQRFRSKMTAAGFTISGKDHPICPVMLGDARLAAVMAEDMLNRGIYVIGFSYPVVPKGKARIRVQISAVHSDEDIDHCVEAFTEVGRKHGALP, encoded by the exons ATGACGCTTCTCGAACGGCTCTGGgccgccgcggccccgcccctgGCGGCGGGGAGGGGTAGCGCAATGTGGCGTGGCGGCGTGGTGGGGGTGCTGCGATGCGGGGTCATCGGGGGCGCCGGGAGCCCTCGTTGCGCTTCGGGAGCGGCGGCGGCTCAGCTCCGCCGGCGTCTGGAGAGCGAGCTGGATGACATCCGAGGCGCCGGCACTTGGAAAAGCGAGAGAATCATCGCCTCCCGCCAGGGTCCCCACCTCCGCTTGGCAGGCGGAGGAGCAG GGATCCTCAACTTCTGCGCTAACAACTACCTGGGGCTCTCCAGCCACCCCGAGGTGATCCGAGCTGCGGTGGAGGCTCTGGAGAAGTTTGGCGCCGGGCTCAGCTCCGTTCGTTTCATCTGCGGTACTCAG AGCATACACAaggacctggaggagaagaTCGCACGTTTCCATCAGCGGGAAGATGCCATTCTCTATGCCAGCTGCTTTGATGCCAATGCTGGTATCTTTGAG GCCCTGCTGACCCCAGAGGACGCAGTGTTGTCGGATGAGCTGAACCATGCCTCTATCATCGATGGGATCCGCCTGTGTAAGGCTAACAAGTACCGCTACAAGCACATGGACATGCAGGACCTGGAGGCCAAGCTGCAGGATGCACAG AAACATCGGCTGCGTCTGGTGGCCACTGATGGTGCCTTCTCCATGGATGGTGACATCGCACCCCTGAGGGAGATCTGCCAGCTAGCCCAGAAGTATGATGCCCTGGTCTTCATTGACGAATGCCATGCCACGGGCTTCCTGGGACCCAATGGCCG GGGTACTGATGAGCTCCTAGGAGTGATGGACAAAGTCACCATCATCAATTCCACCCTGGGAAAAGCTCttggaggagctgcag GCGGGTACACAACTGGCCCCAAACCCCTCATTGATTTGCTCCGCCAACGTTCCCGCCCGTACCTCTTCTCCAACAGCCTGCCTCCTGCCGTGGTGGGCTGTGCATCCAAGGCTCTGGACCTGCTCATGGAGAGCAATGCCATTGCACAGTCCATGGCTGCCAAGACCCAACG GTTCAGAAGCAAGATGACAGCAGCTGGCTTCACCATCTCAGGGAAAGACCACCCCATCTGTCCTGTCATGCTCGGGGACGCTCGGTTGGCTGCAGTGATGGCTGAGGACATGCTGAACAGAG GCATTTATGTCATTGGCTTCAGCTACCCCGTGGTCCCCAAGGGAAAGGCCCGCATCCGGGTCCAGATCTCAGCTGTGCATAGTGACGAGGACATCGACCACTGTGTGGAAGCCTTCACCGAGGTGGGACGGAAACACGGAGCGCTGCCTTGA
- the LOC104065912 gene encoding histone H5 — protein sequence MTESPAAAPSSPAKPKRARVARRPASHPTYSDMIAAAIRAEKSRGGSSRQSIQKYVKSHYKVGQHADVQIRLAIRRLLASGILKQTKGVGASGSFRLAKADKAKKSPARKKKKAARRSTSPRKAARPRKAKSPSKKPKSPARKARKKSRASPKKAKKPKTVKAKSLKASRPKKAKRSKPRAKSSARKSPKKK from the coding sequence ATGACGGAGAGCCCGGCTGCGGCACCGTCTTCACCTGCCAAACCCAAGCGGGCCAGGGTGGCGCGGCGGCCGGCGTCCCACCCTACGTACTCGGACATGATCGCGGCTGCAATCCGCGCCGAGAAGAGCCGCGGTGGTTCCTCCCGCCAGTCCATCCAGAAGTACGTGAAGAGCCACTACAAGGTTGGCCAGCATGCTGACGTCCAGATCAGGCTTGCCATCCGGCGCCTTCTCGCCTCCGGCATCCTCAAGCAGACCAAAGGAGTCGGTGCCTCTGGCTCTTTCCGCTTGGCCAAGGCTGACAAGGCGAAGAAGTccccagccaggaagaagaagaaggcgGCCAGGAGATCCACATCGCCCAGGAAAGCGGCAAGGCCAAGGAAAGCCAAGTCACCATCAAAGAAACCCAAATCTCCCGCCAGGAAAGCCAGGAAGAAGTCAAGGGCCAGCCCAAAGAAAGCCAAGAAGCCAAAGACTGTTAAAGCCAAGTCGCTGAAGGCATCCAGGCCCAAGAAGGCAAAGCGGTCGAAACCCAGAGCCAAGTCCAGCGCCCGGAAATCACCCAAGAAGAAGTGA